A region from the Lytechinus variegatus isolate NC3 chromosome 6, Lvar_3.0, whole genome shotgun sequence genome encodes:
- the LOC121417679 gene encoding histone-lysine N-methyltransferase PRDM9-like — MKVGGKAGGKAKSLSERRRAKSQPSPRQSRYPRRSVSRKCYKEDDVPDDDHYIYCEDCHEVFEGECSKHPLTIIKDNPIAKGCKDRAIKTLPDGLMVKQSSIPGAGQGVFATKFIPKGYRFGPYEGDIVDLETGYDSGYAWEICTESKAHHYVDSNSELTGNWMRYINCARNEGEQNLVAFQYLGEIYYRTFKPICPGRELLVYYGEQYAKDLGITSQLNKLSVETDSGVYRCEYCGSLYAIPLVLARHLKYKHGHRGVIPPADAPKEDILQFIKGEIRKPALSRVMKINTNIINHGSKAVSNSKIRNYCKAEMKCFDENKIPKHDLFAGDVENIKTNRNSDIFDKECNEFPDNNSEGKENHVGEILCTIEHNPTKHKLIHEKPYVCDQCGKAFNQDTDLTRHKRIHTGEKPYVCDQCGKAFNREHHLTTHKRIHTGEKPYVCDQCGKAFSDGSTFRKHKRIHTGEKPYVCDQCGKAFNLEGNLRTHKRIHTGEKPYVCDQCGKAFNQEISLTRHKRIHTGEKPYVCDQCGKAFNLDADLTKHKRIHTGEKPYVCDQCGKAFSDGSYYRRHKRKCLGANTQCNKKTVQSEMNVIQTNEI, encoded by the exons AAAGGAGAAGAGCTAAATCCCAACCATCGCCAAGACAATCTAGGTATCCTCGAAGATCCGTATCCAGGAAGTGCTACAAAGAAGATGATGTTCCTGATGATGATCATTACATCT ATTGTGAGGACTGTCATGAGGTCTTTGAGGGTGAGTGTTCCAAACATCCCCTCACCATCATCAAAGACAACCCCATCGCTAAAGGCTGTAAGGACAGAGCAATAAAGACTCTACCAGATGGTCTAATGGTCAAGCAGTCATCAATACCAGGGGCTGGTCAGGGAGTCTTTGCTACCAAGTTCATTCCTAAAGGATATCGTTTTGGCCCTTATGAGGGCGACATTGTAGACCTGGAAACCGGATATGATAGTGGATATGCTTGGGAG ATCTGTACAGAAAGCAAAGCCCACCACTACGTTGACAGTAACAGTGAGCTAACAGGAAACTGGATGAGATACATCAATTGTGCACGCAATGAGGGTGAACAGAACCTTGTAGCATTTCAGTACCTTGGTGAGATCTACTATCGTACCTTTAAACCGATCTGTCCAGGAAGGGAGCTACTGGTCTACTATGGGGAGCAGTACGCTAAGGATCTCGGTATCACATCACAGCTCAATAAACTCAGTGTAGAAACAG ATTCTGGAGTCTATAGATGTGAGTACTGTGGATCACTCTATGCTATTCCTCTGGTCCTGGCAAGGCATCTCAAGTACAAACATGGTCATCGTGGTGTCATCCCTCCAGCAGATGCACCCAAGGAGGACATTCTACAGTTCATCAAAGGAGAAATACGAAAACCTGCTCTCAGTAGAGTGATGAAGATCAACACTAATATAATAAATCATGGTAGCAAGGCTGTGTCTAATTCTAAGATCAGAAATTATTGTAAAGCAGAGATGAAATGCTTTGATGAAAATAAGATACCTAAACATGACCTCTTTGCAGGTGatgttgaaaatatcaaaacaaatagGAACTCTGatatttttgataaagaatGTAATGAATTTCCAGATAATAACTCAGAAGGTAAAGAAAATCATGTTGGTGAAATATTGTGTACTATTGAACACAATCCCACAAAACATAAACTAATTCATGAGAAGCCCTAtgtatgtgatcaatgtggtaaggcatttaatcAAGATACAGATCTCACAAGACATAAAcgaatccatacaggtgagaagccctatgtatgtgatcaatgtggtaaggcatttaatcGTGAACATCATCTCACAACACATAAACGtatccatacaggtgagaagccctatgtatgtgatcaatgtggtaaggcatttagtGATGGAAGTACTTTCAGAAAACATAAAcgaatccatacaggtgagaagccctatgtatgtgatcaatgtggtaaggcatttaatctaGAAGGTAATCTCAGAACACATAAAcgaatccatacaggtgagaagccctatgtatgtgatcaatgtggtaaggcatttaatcAAGAAATAAGTCTCACAAGACATAAAcgaatccatacaggtgagaagccctatgtatgtgatcaatgtggtaaggcatttaatctaGATGCAGATCTCACAAAACATAAAcgaatccatacaggtgagaagccctatgtatgtgatcaatgtggtaaggcatttagcGATGGAAGTTATTACAGAAGACATAAGCGAAAGTGTCTCGGTGCAAACACACAGTGCAATAAGAAAACTGTGCAGTCAGAAATGAACGTCATACAAACCAATGAAATATAA